One window of Candidatus Binatia bacterium genomic DNA carries:
- the purN gene encoding phosphoribosylglycinamide formyltransferase: MDLGILISGRGSNLGAILGAVREQRLTARVRIVISNRAGAGGLDIAREHGVPTAVLSHRDYADRESYDAALVETLRAHDVDTVALAGFDRLVTSVLLRAFPGRVVNIHPALLPAFPGLHAQRQALEYGVRITGVTVHFVDEQMDHGPIIAQAAVPVFDDDTEQTLSERILREEHRLYPLALQRLAKGELRLEGRRVIGGLS; this comes from the coding sequence GTGGACCTGGGAATCCTGATATCCGGCCGGGGCTCCAACCTCGGTGCGATCCTGGGAGCTGTTCGTGAGCAGCGCCTCACGGCGCGCGTCCGCATCGTGATCAGCAACCGCGCCGGAGCCGGCGGACTCGACATCGCACGCGAGCACGGCGTGCCGACCGCAGTGCTGTCGCACCGTGACTACGCCGACCGCGAGAGCTACGACGCGGCACTGGTCGAGACGCTGCGCGCACACGACGTCGACACGGTCGCGCTGGCCGGCTTCGATCGGCTCGTCACCAGCGTCTTGCTGCGCGCCTTCCCGGGCCGCGTCGTCAACATCCACCCCGCGTTGCTGCCGGCCTTCCCCGGTCTGCACGCGCAGCGCCAGGCGCTCGAGTACGGGGTGCGCATCACCGGCGTCACGGTGCACTTCGTCGACGAGCAGATGGACCACGGGCCGATCATCGCGCAGGCGGCCGTGCCGGTGTTCGACGACGACACCGAGCAGACGCTCTCGGAGCGCATCCTGCGAGAAGAGCACCGGCTCTACCCGCTCGCGCTGCAGCGCCTCGCCAAGGGCGAGCTTCGACTGGAGGGCCGCCGTGTGATCGGAGGTCTCTCATAG